GGCGGCGGATCGGCCGGCTTCTCGAGGAACGACTGGATCCAGCCATTCTCGTCGATGTGCATGATGCCGAAGCCGGAGGACTCCGCGCGTGGCATTTCCAGGCAGCCGACCGTCACGTCGGCGCCGCTCTCGACGTGCTGCCGCAGCATCACCTCGTAATCCATCTTGTAGATGTGGTCGCCAGCCAGCACCACGATGAAGCGGCATGCGTGCGACTCGATGATGTCGATGTTCTGGTAGACCGCGTCGGCCGTGCCGACATACCACATGGTCTCCGAGACGCGCTGGCTTGCGGGGAGGATGTCGAAGCTCTCGTTGCGCTCGGGACGAAAGAAGTTCCAGCCCATCTGCAAGTGCCGGATCAGGCTGTGCGCCTTGTATTGGGTCGCAACCGCGATGCGGCGGATGCCGGAGTTGACGGCATTGGACAGGGCGAAATCGATGATGCGGGATTTGCCGCCGAAATAGACGGCGGGCTTGGCGCGCCGGTCGGTCAGCTCCAGCAGCCGGCTTCCCCGTCCGCCCGCCAGGACGAACGCCAGCGCCTGACGGGCGAGCGGCTCATTTCCGACGGCACTCATGTCATCCTCCCACTGACGTCTGGCGCGGGCCGGGGCCTTTTGTCGCGAAGAGCCTCTCGGCCGGGCGCCATTGGAACCGATAGTAACGGCACGAATAGTAAATCGGAAAGGTGGTTGTTGGTTGCGACCGCGCGGGAGGCTGAATGCTTTCGCCTCTGGCAACGAGCCGGCGCTGTTGCAGCCGTGTCATATCCGAGCGCGGAAACAGGCATGTTGATCGAGGTTCGGAAAGACGCGGCGTCGCGACCAGGACCGATCACAATTGAGGCAGATGGGACGTCTTGTGCGCTGCACGCGAAATCGAGGCTTTGACTCAACGCAAAGATGCCCGATCATCGGGGCGCGATCCTTTTCCAAGCGAAGCGTCAAACAGGGAGTTAAGACGATGAGTATCTGGAAAACGGCAATTGCCGGCTCTCTGGCGGTCACGGTGATCGCCGGTCAGGTGGAGCAGTCATCGGCGGCGCCGATGCCGACCAACGTCGCAGCCATCAAGGCCGCGGCGGGCAATGACACCACGCAGGTGTATTGGCGCGGTGGCTGGGGCTGGGGCCTCGGCGGCCTCGCAGCCGGCGCCATCATTGGCGGCGCCATCGCCGCCAGCAGCGCGCCTTACGGCTACTATGGCGGTCCATATTATGGTGGTTATGGGTATGGCTATCCGGGCCCCTATTACGGCTATGCTCCGGCCTACTACGGTTACGCGCCGGCCTATGGCTATGCCGGTTATTACGGTGGCTACCGCCGCTACTACGGCTATCGACCCTATCGTCCGTACTACGGCTACTACCGGCCGTGGCGCGCCTATCATCGCGTCTATTGGTGACGAGACCGCGCCAGCAAGGCGCCCGCGTCAAATGGGGTGCCTGCCTGGCGGGAGCGCTCTGATGTCTGCATTAGCCGCGGACCGATGAATGCAGCCGGTCCGATCGGCTGGCGCGCGTCGGGCCTCCGGATCCGGCGCATTGCGGTGGGCATGTAGCCCCATCAAAATCGCGATGCAGATTGTGGCGATGATCGCGATGTCGATGCACCATTCCACGGGTCCCGAACTCATGGCAGCGCGATCGCGGCGGTGAGTTCGGCTTCGGACAGGCCGGGGCCGCCAGCGGCAAAATAGAGCGCGACGAGGAAAATGCGGCTGAGGATGGCAACGCTCAGCAAGACTTTGATGTCGTATCGACGAATGACAAGAGCAAATGGCGCAATTGCCGGGCGTTTTGAAATGGTCATGGCGAACTCCTTGCCAAAATTCGGGCGTCGAGTGCCTGCTGACGGAAACGACAGCGCGATGAGAGGTCGTTCGACACCTTCCTGAAATGACGATGCGCGATGCTAGGGCCGGCGCCGGGCGCAAGTCTTAAGTGTGTCCTTACATTTGGCTGAGCTTTCCCTTAAGATCGGGGGGCATCCGGAGGTCGGAGCGATGCGTACGGACGCGCTTGCCTTTGGTGAATTTCGGCTCGATCGGGCCAACGCGCTATTGTGGCGAGGGCGGGAGCGGATCGCGCTGGCGCCGAAACCGTTCGAGGTTCTTTGTTGTCTGGTCGGCCGCCCTGGCGAGCTCGTCACCAAGGAAGAGCTACTCGATACGGTCTGGTCCGATCTGCACGTCAGCGAGTCGAGCCTTGCCGTCGCCATGAACGCGCTGCGCTCGGCGCTCGGCGATGACAGGCAGTCTCCCAATTACATCGAGACGGTCACGCGACGCGGCTATCGCTTCATCGCTGCAGTCACGACCGCCGAGCCGGCTGCAGCCGAACGGGTGGTCGAGGAAGGGGCTTCCGCCGCCGAGCAGATCGTCGATCGGCGCCGGCAATGGCGGGTCGGGCGTGCTGCGGCACTCGAGACGCTGGACAAGGCGTTGCAACTTGCGCGTACCGGACAGCGTCAGGTCGTCTTCATCACAGGCGAGGCCGGAATCGGCAAGACGACACTTGTTCAAATGACGCTCGACAGGATCGAACGGCAGGGACTTGGAGTGCTGCATTGCAACTGCAACGAGCTGTTTGGCACCCACGAGGCCTTTCTGCCGCTCATCGAAGCGCTGAACGAGCGCTGCCGCCGCGCCGAAGGCGAGTCGCTGCTGGCCTCCATACGCGAGCACGCGCCGACCTGGTTGGCGCAAATGCCCGGATTCCTCGGTGAGGCAGACCGCGCCGCCTTCCAGCATGAAGTCTTCGGCGCAACGCGCGAGCGCATGCTGCGTGAATTCGCCGATCTCATGGAGAGCCTCGCCGCCTTGCGACCATGGGTGATCGTTCTCGAAGACCTGCATTGGAGCGATTTTGCGACCGTCGACGTGCTTTCACGGCTAGCGCGCCGGGATCGGAAGGCGGCGATCCTCGTTTTGGCGACCTATCGGCCCATGGAAGTCGCGGTCGGCGGACATCCCGTCCGCGCCGTTCACCAGGATTTACGGATTCACGGGCATGCCACCGAGCTCGCACTCGATCGACTGTCCGGCGTCGATGTCGAGCGCTATCTTGTCTTGCGCTTCGGCTCCGCCGATTTTGCCAGGGAGCTGGTCGAGCGCATCTTCGCGCGGACCGGCGGACAGCCGTTGTTCGTGACGTCTCTCGTCGATCATCTCGTGGCCCAAGGCGCGCTCGTCGAGGACGATGCAGGCTGGCGGCTGGCCCGCGAAGAAGCCGCATCGCACGATAGCATGCCGCGTGATCTGGAAGGCATGATCACGCAGCAGATCGATCACCTAACCGCGGATGAGCGCAGCCTGCTCGAGGTCGCAAGCGCGGCGGGTGCGGAGTTTTCGGCGCTCCAGGTTGCCGGCGTGCTGGACCGCCCCGTGCTCGAGGTCGAGCAGATGTGTGAGGACCTCGCGCGGGCCGGCCGCATCATCGTGGTCGATGGCCTCACCGAATGGCCGAATGGAGAGGTCTCTGGACGTTATGCGTTCCAGCACGCGCTCTACCAGGAGACGCTGTACCAGCGGCTTGCACCCGCGCGCCGGACCAAAACCCACGCGAGCCTCGGGGCAGGCCTCGAACGGGGATATGGGCCGCAGGCGCGGGAGATCGCCGCCGTGCTCGCGCGCCACTTCGAACTGGGCCGCGATTTCCCCAAGGCGATGCACTATCTGGGCGTGGCCGCCGAGGGCTCGGCGCGGCGGTTCAGCACGCGTGAGGCCGCGAACTATTTGTCTCGGGCCTTGGAGCTGGTGCCGCATCTTCCGCCTGAATTTCAGGTGGCAACACGTCTGAAGCTGCTCCTGCAGCGGGCGTGGGCCTGGCGCGCCGGTGGAGATTTCCTGAATTCGCTCCAGGATCTCGGCGCGGTGGTCGCGCACGCGGCAGAGAACGGACTCGTGCGCGAAGAGGTGAACGCGCTGGTCGATCTCAGCAGGTTCTGCCTCTACGTCGATCGGCGCCAGAGCCTGCCATTCGCCGAACAGGCCCTGGCGAAGAGCCGTGCGATTGACGACGCCGCGTTCGGCGCGCTGGTCCAGGGCAACCTCGCCAATTTGAAGCTGATGCTGCGCGGCTGGGACCGCGAGAATGCGGAGCTCTCCGAGCGGGCATCGAAGCTGATCGCGGAATCGCAGGATCTCAGCATGCGGCTGCGGCGCTGCTCGATGGAGATGGTGCTGGAATTCCTGCGGGCGAACTACCCGGCCTGCTGCGCTGCGACGACCAGGGGAAAGGAGATCGCCCGGCTGGTCGGCGACGTCTACCTGTTCGCGCTCTATGAATCGGTCGAGGCCTTTGCCCAGATCTATCTCGGCGAATGGGGGCGTGCGCAGAGGAGCGTCGTCTCCGCATTGGCCATCTCGGAGCGGAACGCAAATCCGCAGGCCATCGCACTGTGTCAGCTCACGATCGGATGGCTGTATTCCGAGGCCGAGGAATATGGCAGCGCGGCGCGGCGCGGCGAGGAGGCGCTCGGCCCGATGATCGAGGCGAATCCGTTCACCTTCTTCGTCGGCAGGAACCTGCTTGCGCGCGCCCATGTCCGGATGCGCAACCTAGCCCTGGCGCGGCAGCATCTCGACGCTCTGGAGCGGCGAATGGAGGTTGACCGCGTCCCGATGGAATCGCTGGTCATTCCCCACTATCTCCTGACCTGCTGCGACTACTGGATCGCGGTCGGTGATCTGGATCGCGCCCAGAGCTGGGCCAGCCAGTTCCATGCGGTCACGAGCGCTGCGCCCGACCGGCCGTTTCTCGTGCTGTCTCACGATGTGATGGCGAGAATTGCGCTGCTGAAGCACGATACGCAAACGGCCAGCGACCACCTGTCGGCAGCGATTTCGATCGTCCGCCATGGCAGGCTGCCGGGCGCTGCGTGGCGCGCCTACCGCACTTGCACGGCGCTCTATGAGACTCTCGGACACGCGCAGAAGACAGCCAAATGGCAAGACCGCGCCCGCCGGGAAATCACCTCGCTGGCCCAGTCGCTCGATCCGGGAGATCCGTTGCTGTCGGCCTCCCTCTTCGACGCAAACGGGACCAAACCCACAGGACGGACGTGATCGGGCTCAATCCGGCAAGTCCGCGATCTGTCGCGGCTCTCCGGGCGGCTGTTTGGCCATGCCTTGGTTCTGCTGCTGTCGAAGTGTGCGGGACATACGGTAGGCATCCCTGCGCACCCGCATGATCGACCCGAGGGGCCGATGTGCCGCCAGGCACCGCCATGGATCGAACGACAGCACCTCGTTGGCATAGATGCTGCGCGCGGAACTGTCGGCGGCCTGGCGCGGAAGCGTGATCTTGCCCAGGGCTTGCGGCTCCGAGACGTCCTCAGGCCAGTCGATCGAGGCATCCTCGATCGGCGTACGCGTCAGGTCGGTGCAGAGCTGGGCGCGCAGCTCATACTCCGCGGAGTTCTCTCTGAAGAAGGCAACGACGGATTCGAGCACGACATTGTCGCCATCGTGGCAGGGCTGACCGGTGAGCTTGCGCAGCGATTCCGACATAGGTACGACGCGAAGCCTCGCGACATGATCGCCGAAGCGCAGTGCTCCTTCGGTGTGAAAGGTTTCTCCGAGAATGTTGTTGCCGGGATCGCCGAGCGCCCTGAAGAGCATCGGGATGTGAATGCCTGTTTTATCCGCCAAGGCGACCAGGGCGCGTGAGGCGAAGCCGCCTACCCTGAACAGGAAATCCGGAAGGATCAGGCTGAACTCGAAATTGCGCTGCGCGCCGTCGAGATACGCCTTGGTATCCTTGAAATAGCTGGCGTGATTGACGAGCAGGATGTCCTGGTTCGTCGAGTCATCGTCGTCGGTCGCCTTCGGGCCGGTTACGCCCAAGACCTTGATGGCAAATCCCCGCGGCGAGCGAACGCGATCGCTCTTGTTGAATGCGGTGGAGAGGCGGACGATGACCGGATAGCTGCGGGCCTCCTTGAACAGGCCCTGGCGCAGATGGTCCGGCAGACCGTCGTAGACCGTCAGCTCGCCCCGGAGAAAGCCGACGCCTTTGGCGTGCTGCTGGCGGGTCCCATGTTTGTCTCTTTGGAAGGTGCGATCGCTGGTCCGCTTGATCGAAGCGACGATCTCCGCGACAGCTTCGGCTTCGTCCGGCCGTATCTGTTCGACGGATGGATCATAACGCAGATACTGATCGGCTGACATGGCGCTGATCTCCAGCCCGAAGGTCGCCTTCCCATCGCACACGCTTGCGGCCGCTGGGCAGGTTCCATTGTAAGCCGGTAAGCGCAGCCCGGGCAACCGGAGAGCCAATTTCGGTGGTCCGGCCGCCTGTGGGCGAGGCATCGCGTTACCGGCGAAGTCGCAGGCTGCATGCTAGTGCGACGGCGCGCCGAAAGTCCTTATGTGTCCCTTATGTTGTGCTGATCTTTTCCTTAAGACCGCGAGCCTTCCTGCGGATTGCATAAGCGGAGCCGGCTAGAGCGACAGCCACACGATCAGACTCATGCAGGCCAGATGCGCCAGCACGATCGCGGCGAGATGAAGCGGGCCGGCCTTGAGACGAAGTCCGCCCATCTCGCCGCGCCCGTTCACAGCGCGCTTGGTGGGCAGAAGCTCGATGCCGCGGCCATCGTTGACCGCTCCTTCGCGGACGCGATCGCAAAGGCGGGATTGTAGCCGCTACGCATACTCTTGTGTCCCGGACGCGGCGCAGCGTGCAACGCTACGCCGCAGAGCCGGGGCACGAGACCTCACAAAGCCTTCAAGCATCCGTGAGGCGAGGACAGTGTTTCCAGCCCGGTTGCCATCCTCAAAATGTTCCTTCTGCATTTGGCGCCGCCGACGACAGCGACATTGCTATTTGCATCCCCTCCCTTGCAGCGCACTACGCCCCGTCAAAAATCAACAACACGAGCAAATCGGGAGACCGGCCATGGGCCTGCAAGAAACAAAAATCGAATCGCTTCCCTTCGTCACCGCCGAACTCAACTATCTCGCGCCGACGGCCGCCAAGCCACGCACCTACGCCTTCGATCCGCCACCGGGCGAGCCGAAGAGCACGGCGCTGCCCGAGCCGCATCAGGTCCCGATCTTCGATGCACGCCTTATCGCCGAGAATTTCTCGCTCGACCGCGAGGGTTTTGCGCTGGTGCGCCATCCGACGCGAGTGACGGATTTTAACAACGATGAAGAGGTGAGGGCAGTCTACTATCCCGCCGTCGAGGCCTTCCTGCGCGCGACGCTGAAGGCGGATCGCGTCGTCATCTTCGATCACACGGTGCGCAAGCGTGTCGAGGGCGCCGCCGACATTCGCGGCGTCGGGCCGCGCCAGCCTGCAACCCGCGTCCATGTCGACCAGACGGTCATCTCCGGCGCCAACCGCGTGCGCGAGCATCTGCCTGACGAGGCCGAGGAACTGCTCAAGGGGCGCGTGCAGGTGATCAACCTCTGGCGGCCGATCCGCGGTCCCTTGCGCGATTCACCGCTCGCGATGGCCGACGGCACGACGGTAGCTCCCGACGATCTCGTCGCGTCTGATCTGATCTATCCCAACCGCCGCGGCGAGACCTATTCGGTGAAATACAATCCGAACCACCGCTGGTTCTATTTCCCCGAGATGACGCCGGACGAGGCGCTGCTCCTGAAGTGCTACGATTCGGAAACCGACGGCCGTACCCGCTTCGGGCCGCACACCGCCTTCGTCGATCCGACCACGCCCGCCGACGCTCCGCCGCGCGAGAGCATCGAGTTGCGCACGCTGGTCTTTCACAAACGGTAACAATGTTTGATGGCACTGCCGGGCCCGGCCCGGCAGGGTTTTGGGAACTTCAGGGAACAACTCGACGTTTGCAGCGCCGGGCAGGGCCAACCGCGGAGCGGTGCCGTGCGAGCGCTGACGACGCTATTCTTTTGTCTTGTCTTTGGTCTTGCCGCTTTTTCTCTGGCTCATGCCGAGAGCGGACTTGCCTCATATTACGGTTACGGCAAGGCCACCAGGAATGGCGATCTGACCTGCGCTCACCGGACGCGTCCTTTCGGCAGCGTGCTCAGGGTGTCCTATGGCGGACGCTCGATCCAGTGCCGTGTCAATGATCGCGGCCCCTTCATCCGTGGCCGTATCGTCGATCTCTCCGTCCCCGCCGCCCGCGCGCTCGGCATGATGAGCGCAGGCGTGGTGCGCGTCTCGGTGGATTAGAGCATGATCCGGAAAAGTGTGCAGCGGTTTTCCGAGAAGATCATGCTCAAACAACGACCTAAAGCGCGATGACGGTTGATCCTAATCTCATCGCGCTTTAGGCAGGCCGCCTTGCTATAGTGCCGCCCAAACCAGGGGGGAGGGCGGCGCGATGGCAAGGATCAGGGTAGGGCTCGCAGGCTGCGGCTTCGTGTCGGAGCTGCACATGTATGCGTTCCGCCGCGTCTACGGTGTCGACGCCGAGGTCGCGGCGGTCGCCGCGCGCGGCGAACATGTCGTCGAATTTGCCCGGCACCATCACATCCCGCGCTTCTATCGCAGCTTTTCCGACCTGGCCGCGGACCGCGAGCTCGATGTCATCGACATCTGCACGCCGCCCAATCTCCACGCCGAGATGATCGTGGCGGCGATGCGGGCCGGCAAGCACGTCATCTGCGAGAAGCCGTTCGCCGGCTATTTCGGCCGTGAGGGCGACAAGCAGCCGATCGGCAGGCACCTGCCGAAGGCGCTGATGTATGAGCGCGTGCTGGAAGAGATGGACGCGACGCGCGCTGCAATCGAGCGCGCCGGAAAGCTCTTCATGTATGCCGAGGACTGGATCTACGCGCCCGCGGTGACCAAGACCGCAGAGATCATCAAGGCGACCAGGGACAAGATCCTGTTCATGAAGGGCGAGGAGAGCCATTCCGGCTCGCATGCCGCCCACGCCGCGCAGTGGGCGATGACCGGCGGCGGCTCGCTGATCCGCATGGGCTGCCATCCGCTCTCGGCCGTGCTTTATCTCAAACAGGTCGAGGCCACGGCGCGCGGCGAGATCATTCGCGTCGCTAGTGTCATCGGCGATGTCGGCAACGTCACCGCGGGCCTTAGACCCGAGGAGCGCACCTACATCAAGGCCAACCCGGTCGACGTCGAGGACTGGGGCACGCTCACCGTCACCTTCTCCGACGGCACCAAGGCTACCGTGTTCTCCGGCGACATGATCATGGGTGGCGTGCGCAACCTGATCGAGACCTACACCTCCGGTGGTTCGCTGTTCGCCAACATCACGCCGAACACGCATCTAATGAGCTATCAAACCAGCGAGGAGAAGCTCGCGAGCGTCTACATCACCGAAAAGGTCGATCGCAAGACCGGCTGGCAATATGTCTGCCTCGAGGAGGAATGGACGCGCGGCTACCTGCAGGAGATCCAGGATTTCATGGAATGCGCCGCGACGGGGCGGCAGCCGTTGTCGGACCTGGCGCTGGCGTATGAGACGATCAAGGTGAACTACGCGGGGTACTGGGCCGCGGAAGAGGGGCGTAGGGTGGCGTTGTAGGGTGATGAAATGGCTGAGCTTGCCGCAGGCACACTGCCAAGCCTTCTCCCCTTGTGGAAGAAGGTGGCGCGAAGCGCCGGATGAGAGGTTGCTTCAGCGAGCTCGAATGCGAGAGCTTCACTCGCGGAGAGAACCCCTCACCCGGCTCGCCGCTCGCGCGGCGAGCCACCCTCTCCCACAAGGGGAGAGGGTGCATTGTCACCGTGGCGGACGGCGTTGCAGGTCATTGCAAGTGCATTGATTGATTGCCGCGCACGTTCGCCGGCGCAGCGCCCTTCGTCGCCTACCAAGCCCCGACGGCAATCAAAACAAAAATGGTCAGGCACGAGATGCAAGCGACCGACGCAGTATAGAATTCGGGCGTGTTCAATGTTGTCTCCCGAGCTGTTGCCGCTTTTTTATTGCTGCTGCGGCGAGGAGAGCCCCCTGTTTCGTGGCGCGTTTCAATTTGGCGCGTCGTGACAGATTTCGGGCTGCGTGTCCGTGCTGCCATCGCGACTCTGATCGGCAGGATCGCAATCCGCTTGCAAGATTTCAGGTCGTTTGCTCGTGATCAGAAGCTGCCTCCGCATTTCAGTGAGGCGCGCGCGGCAATATTCGCGATAGAGCAGCTCGAATATGGCGGGCATGGTCACCCCCATCGTTGACTGTCGCAATTTAAGATATTCCCGAGCCCCGCTCGGTGGCTCCCGGATCGAGCCGGTTCGCCGACTGCGCCAATTCCAAAGCTCAAACGCGATTGGTTGGCTGGCTTTGCATGTACCAAAAAAGGAGCAGGGCCAATTACCTAGAGTCTATTGTAGCAGGCTCCTGTTTCAGCAAAACTTCGTCGGACAACCTGAGAGCGCTGCCCGAAGATTAAAAATCCAACTACAGCGCGAAATGGCTTACCACTGGATGCAAGCACCGTCGGCTGCAACGCCGCCTGCGCGGCGCTGGCATTGTAGATCGTTGCCGTACTGATTGGTTAGCCGCGTGCACGCTGAGCCACCCTCTCACAAGGGGAGAGGGTGCAGCCGTCACCGCAGTGCACGCCGCCTACGCCCCGTAAGTGGATCCCTTCGGCAGCGGGAACACAGGGTCCTGTGTCCGGATATTCGTCGGCCACACCACCGAGATGTGCTCGCCTGCGTTCTGCATCACCACGGGCGTCGAGCGCTCGTTCTGGCCCGAGAGTGGCGTGCCCGGCGGGTAGAACTTGACGCCGTAGCCCTGGATGGTGCCGCCGGCGGGGATGTCGACATCGAGCGCGGCTTTCCGAATGGCCTCGGGCTCGAAGCTGCCGTATTTCTCCTTGGCGACCGGCAGAACGTTGTTGAGCAGCACCCAGGTCTGGTTGAAGCCCATCGAGCAGTGCGGCGGCACGTCGGTGGCGCCGGTCTTGGCCTGATAGCGTGTGACCATGGTCTTGATCAGATCGCCCATGCCCGGTGCGAGCTTCGCGGGATCGAGCAGTTGTGCCGGCACCGGATCGATATTGCAGAAATTGTCGATGTCGGCGCCGAAGGTGGCGCGCAGCTTGTCGAGTTGGCTGTAGCCGGCGCCGGCGCCGAACAGCATCTTGAAGCGCAACCCGCTTTCGCGCGCCTGGCGCAGGAACAGGGTGATGTCGGGGTTGTATCCGGCGTGCGAGATCACGTCGGCCTTGGCGCGCTTGATCTTGGTCACGAGCACCGAGAGGTCGGGGGCCGAGGCCGAATAGCCTTCGCGCAGCACCACCTGGATGCCGGCCTCTTTGGCATAGGCCTCGTCGGCCGCGGCGACGCCGACGCCGTAAGGCCCGTCCTCGTGGATCAAGGCGACCTTGACGTCCTTGGGGGCCACGCCGAGCTTCGTCTTCGCATGCTCGCTGATGAAGCTTGCAAAGGCCTGGCCGTATTGATCGGAGTGGATCTGGGCGCGAAAGACGTATTGCAGGTTCTTGTCCTTGAACACGGCGGTCGAAACCGCGGTCGTGATCCAGAGGATCTTCTTCTGCTGCTCGACCCTGGCGGCGAGCGGCACGGCGTGCGAACTCGCGTACACGCCGTTGAGGATGTCGATCTTCTCCTGGTTGATCAGGCGCTCGGCCTCGTTGATCGCGACGTCGGGCTTGCTCTGGGAGTCGGCGGCCACCGGCGAGATCTTGTATTTGCCGCCGATGCCGCCCTTCTCGTTGACGAGATCGATGGCAATTTGCGCGCCGATCGAGGAGGCGACCGAACCGCCGGCGGCAAACGGACCGGTCAGGTCGTAGATCAGGCCGATGCGCAATGTCTCGGCTTGTGCCCGGGCGCGCGTCCAATCGAGGCTGAGTGCGGCGGCGGCAGCCGCCGAGGTCTTCAGCAGCGTCCTGCGTGAAGTCGGCATCCTATCCTCCCTCTGAACCGTCGTATGACTGGTTTTGTTATCTTTTTTGCGAAGTATTCAGAGCGGCAGGTGGAAAGTCAACATCGCCCAAGGTCGATACGGACGGCCGCGTCGCAGCACGCAATTGCGAAGGGCAAAGAAAAAGCCCACCGCTCCGCAGGGAGCGGTGGGCTTGATGTCGACCGGCGCGGATTACTGCGACAACTTCACGAAGTTCGGAAACTTGAGCGTGCCTTCCGCGATCTTCTCGGGCCAGACCGTGATCTGCTTGCCGTCCTGCCACTGGAAGACGAGGCCGGTCACGGCGCCGGGGCCGGACTTGATGCCATGGGTGAACTCGTCGTTCTTGCCATAGAACTGGATGCGGCCGATGGTGCCCTCGTAGTCGGTCTTCTCGAGCTCGGCGACCATCTTGTCGGGATCGGTCGAGCCCGCGCGCTTGATCGCCTCGGTGATGAAGTACACCTCGTCATAGGCGGTGTAGCCGGTGTAGGCCGGCGGCGTGCCGAACTTGGCCTTGAACGCGGCCGCGAACGGCTTCGTCTTGGAGGTCACCGCGACATCGGGCGTTGCGACGGCCAGCGACGGCACGCCGTCGGCGGCACCGTTCGTGTCCTTCCAGAAAGTCGGGCTCAGCGCCTGCGCGCTGATGCCGAACATCGGGATCGGCACCTGCTGGTTCTTCCACTGCACCGTCGGCTGTACGCCGACATGCGAGATTCCGGTCACGATCACGTCCGGCTTCTTGCTCTCCATGTTGTTGAAGATCGGCGTGAAGTCGGTGGTGTCGGGCGAGAAGCGGACGTGCTCGACGACCTTCAGCCCTGCCTTGGGCAGGCAGGCCTCGTAGCCGACGTCGAGCGGCTTGGTCCAGGCCGCGTCCTCGCTCATGATCGCAACGGTCTTGAACTTGAGCTTGTCGACGAGCAGATCCTTGGCCGCGTCGCAGACGAGTTGCGCCTGCGCCGCCGAGGTCAGGTAGCCGTGGAAGGTGTACTTGTTCTTCTCGTAGTCGTTGTGGATCGCCTTGGTGATCTCATTGGAGGCGGCGCCCGGCGTGATCAGCGGCATCTTCAGCCGCGCCGCCCAGGGCTCGAGCGCCAGCACGACCTCGCTGATGTAGCTCGCGATCACGGCGGAGACCTTGTCCTCGCTGACCGCGCGCTGGAACGCGCGCACGGAATCCGCCGACGAGCTCTTGTTGTCGTAGGTGACGATCTCGACCTTGCGGCCGAGCACGCCGCCCTTGGCGTTGATCTCGTCGGCGGCGATCTGCGCGCCGCCCGGGGTAGCCGCACCTGCGATCGACTGCACCTCGGCGATGACGCCGATCTTGATCGGATCGTTCGACTGCGCGTGGGCCGGCGCGGCGAGGCATAGCCCCAGCGTGGAGGCGAGAAGAAGGCTACGGCTCACTATCGTCGATGATCGCATGGTCGTTTCCCTTTCGTTTTGTTTTGTTGTCGTTATGAACTGCCTCAG
The DNA window shown above is from Bradyrhizobium sp. CB1650 and carries:
- a CDS encoding AAA family ATPase, with the protein product MRTDALAFGEFRLDRANALLWRGRERIALAPKPFEVLCCLVGRPGELVTKEELLDTVWSDLHVSESSLAVAMNALRSALGDDRQSPNYIETVTRRGYRFIAAVTTAEPAAAERVVEEGASAAEQIVDRRRQWRVGRAAALETLDKALQLARTGQRQVVFITGEAGIGKTTLVQMTLDRIERQGLGVLHCNCNELFGTHEAFLPLIEALNERCRRAEGESLLASIREHAPTWLAQMPGFLGEADRAAFQHEVFGATRERMLREFADLMESLAALRPWVIVLEDLHWSDFATVDVLSRLARRDRKAAILVLATYRPMEVAVGGHPVRAVHQDLRIHGHATELALDRLSGVDVERYLVLRFGSADFARELVERIFARTGGQPLFVTSLVDHLVAQGALVEDDAGWRLAREEAASHDSMPRDLEGMITQQIDHLTADERSLLEVASAAGAEFSALQVAGVLDRPVLEVEQMCEDLARAGRIIVVDGLTEWPNGEVSGRYAFQHALYQETLYQRLAPARRTKTHASLGAGLERGYGPQAREIAAVLARHFELGRDFPKAMHYLGVAAEGSARRFSTREAANYLSRALELVPHLPPEFQVATRLKLLLQRAWAWRAGGDFLNSLQDLGAVVAHAAENGLVREEVNALVDLSRFCLYVDRRQSLPFAEQALAKSRAIDDAAFGALVQGNLANLKLMLRGWDRENAELSERASKLIAESQDLSMRLRRCSMEMVLEFLRANYPACCAATTRGKEIARLVGDVYLFALYESVEAFAQIYLGEWGRAQRSVVSALAISERNANPQAIALCQLTIGWLYSEAEEYGSAARRGEEALGPMIEANPFTFFVGRNLLARAHVRMRNLALARQHLDALERRMEVDRVPMESLVIPHYLLTCCDYWIAVGDLDRAQSWASQFHAVTSAAPDRPFLVLSHDVMARIALLKHDTQTASDHLSAAISIVRHGRLPGAAWRAYRTCTALYETLGHAQKTAKWQDRARREITSLAQSLDPGDPLLSASLFDANGTKPTGRT
- a CDS encoding catalase family protein, which encodes MSADQYLRYDPSVEQIRPDEAEAVAEIVASIKRTSDRTFQRDKHGTRQQHAKGVGFLRGELTVYDGLPDHLRQGLFKEARSYPVIVRLSTAFNKSDRVRSPRGFAIKVLGVTGPKATDDDDSTNQDILLVNHASYFKDTKAYLDGAQRNFEFSLILPDFLFRVGGFASRALVALADKTGIHIPMLFRALGDPGNNILGETFHTEGALRFGDHVARLRVVPMSESLRKLTGQPCHDGDNVVLESVVAFFRENSAEYELRAQLCTDLTRTPIEDASIDWPEDVSEPQALGKITLPRQAADSSARSIYANEVLSFDPWRCLAAHRPLGSIMRVRRDAYRMSRTLRQQQNQGMAKQPPGEPRQIADLPD
- a CDS encoding CmcJ/NvfI family oxidoreductase: MGLQETKIESLPFVTAELNYLAPTAAKPRTYAFDPPPGEPKSTALPEPHQVPIFDARLIAENFSLDREGFALVRHPTRVTDFNNDEEVRAVYYPAVEAFLRATLKADRVVIFDHTVRKRVEGAADIRGVGPRQPATRVHVDQTVISGANRVREHLPDEAEELLKGRVQVINLWRPIRGPLRDSPLAMADGTTVAPDDLVASDLIYPNRRGETYSVKYNPNHRWFYFPEMTPDEALLLKCYDSETDGRTRFGPHTAFVDPTTPADAPPRESIELRTLVFHKR
- a CDS encoding septal ring lytic transglycosylase RlpA family protein — translated: MRALTTLFFCLVFGLAAFSLAHAESGLASYYGYGKATRNGDLTCAHRTRPFGSVLRVSYGGRSIQCRVNDRGPFIRGRIVDLSVPAARALGMMSAGVVRVSVD
- a CDS encoding Gfo/Idh/MocA family oxidoreductase, which produces MARIRVGLAGCGFVSELHMYAFRRVYGVDAEVAAVAARGEHVVEFARHHHIPRFYRSFSDLAADRELDVIDICTPPNLHAEMIVAAMRAGKHVICEKPFAGYFGREGDKQPIGRHLPKALMYERVLEEMDATRAAIERAGKLFMYAEDWIYAPAVTKTAEIIKATRDKILFMKGEESHSGSHAAHAAQWAMTGGGSLIRMGCHPLSAVLYLKQVEATARGEIIRVASVIGDVGNVTAGLRPEERTYIKANPVDVEDWGTLTVTFSDGTKATVFSGDMIMGGVRNLIETYTSGGSLFANITPNTHLMSYQTSEEKLASVYITEKVDRKTGWQYVCLEEEWTRGYLQEIQDFMECAATGRQPLSDLALAYETIKVNYAGYWAAEEGRRVAL